In a genomic window of Staphylococcus taiwanensis:
- the lacD gene encoding tagatose-bisphosphate aldolase: protein MTKSQQKEASISALSNNKGVISALAFDQRGALKRMMAEHQTEEPTVEQIEHLKVLVSEELTQYASSILLDPEYGLPASDARNKACGLLLAYEKTGYDVNAKGRLPDCLVEWSAKRLKAQGANAVKFLLYYDVDDAEEINVQKQAYIERIGSECVAEDIPFFLEVLTYDDNIPDNKSAEFAKVKPRKVNEAMKLFSEERFNVDVLKVEVPVNMNYVEGFAEGEVVYTNEEAAQYFRDQDASTNLPYIYLSAGVSAELFQETLKFAHEAGAKFNGVLCGRATWSGAVKVYIEQGEEAAREWLRTTGFKNIDDLNKVLETTATSWKSR from the coding sequence ATGACAAAATCACAACAAAAAGAAGCATCAATTAGCGCATTAAGTAACAATAAAGGTGTCATTTCAGCATTAGCCTTTGACCAACGCGGTGCCTTGAAAAGAATGATGGCTGAACATCAAACTGAAGAACCAACTGTTGAACAAATTGAACATTTAAAAGTATTAGTTTCTGAAGAATTAACGCAATATGCCTCTTCTATTCTATTGGATCCTGAGTATGGACTACCAGCTTCTGATGCACGTAATAAAGCATGTGGACTCTTACTTGCTTATGAAAAAACTGGATACGACGTCAATGCGAAGGGGCGTTTACCAGACTGCTTAGTTGAATGGTCAGCAAAACGTTTGAAAGCGCAAGGAGCCAATGCTGTTAAATTCTTATTATATTACGACGTTGATGATGCTGAAGAAATAAACGTACAGAAACAAGCATATATCGAGAGAATTGGTTCAGAATGTGTAGCTGAAGATATTCCTTTCTTCTTAGAAGTACTCACATATGATGATAATATTCCGGATAATAAAAGTGCAGAATTTGCAAAAGTAAAACCTCGTAAAGTTAATGAAGCGATGAAATTATTCTCAGAAGAAAGATTCAACGTAGATGTACTGAAAGTTGAAGTGCCAGTCAATATGAATTATGTTGAAGGATTCGCTGAAGGAGAAGTCGTATATACCAATGAAGAAGCAGCACAATATTTCCGTGATCAAGATGCATCAACAAACTTACCATATATCTACTTAAGTGCAGGTGTGTCAGCAGAGTTATTCCAAGAAACTTTAAAATTTGCTCACGAAGCTGGTGCTAAATTCAACGGTGTACTTTGTGGACGTGCAACTTGGTCAGGAGCAGTAAAAGTTTATATCGAACAAGGCGAAGAAGCAGCACGTGAATGGTTACGTACAACTGGATTTAAAAATATTGATGATTTAAATAAAGTATTAGAAACTACAGCAACTTCATGGAAATCTAGATAA